The following proteins come from a genomic window of Trifolium pratense cultivar HEN17-A07 linkage group LG4, ARS_RC_1.1, whole genome shotgun sequence:
- the LOC123920830 gene encoding uncharacterized protein LOC123920830, producing MVVDGLRDSRKRDKKALCLIYQGLDEDTFEKVSGATTAKEAWEKLRTSYKGADQVKKVRLQTLRGEFEALHMKECELISDYFSRVLTVTNNLKRNGEKYDDVRIMEKVLRSVDPKFEHIVTVIEETKDLEDMTMEQLLGSLQAYEEKKKKKEDIEEQVLKTRLDSPREEHGRSNQRRGGARERGRGRGYGGGRGWRPNDDNNQRGEISSRGRGRGSPKPRYDKSRVKCYNCEKFGHYAFECRAPGNHRVEEKANYVEEINQEDGTLLLAHKDNERGGDNQCGSER from the exons ATGGTTGTG GATGGTTTGAGAGACTCAAGGAAGAGAGACAAGAAGGCTCTCTGTCTAATCTATCAAGGATTAGATGAAGACACGTTCGAGAAGGTCTCGGGAGCAACGACGGCTAAAGAAGCATGGGAGAAACTTCGAACCTCTTACAAGGGAGCCGATCAAGTGAAGAAGGTACGTCTTCAAACACTAAGAGGAGAGTTTGAAGCTTTGCATATGAAAGAATGTGAACTTATCTCTGATTACTTCTCAAGAGTTTTGACGGTTACTAATAATCTAAAAAGAAACGGAGAGAAGTATGATGATGTAAGAATCATGGAGAAAGTTCTTAGATCGGTAGATCCAAAGTTTGAGCATATTGTCACTGTCATCGAAGAGACAAAAGATTTAGAGGACATGACAATGGAGCAACTTCTTGGGTCGTTGCAAGCTTAtgaggaaaagaagaagaaaaaggaagaTATCGAGGAGCAAGTACTCAAGACACGACTCGATTCACCTAGAGAAGAACATGGTCGGAGCAACCAAAGACGAGGTGGCGCTCGAGAACGTGGACGTGGTCGTGGATATGGAGGCGGACGAGGTTGGAGGCCTAATGATGACAACAACCAAAGAGGAGAAATCTCATCAAGAGGTCGTGGGAGAGGATCTCCAAAACCAAGGTACGATAAGTCACGGGTTAAATGCTATAATTGTGAGAAGTTTGGGCATTATGCTTTCGAATGTAGAGCTCCTGGAAATCATAGAGTTGAAGAGAAGGCCAACTATGTTGAAGAAATAAACCAAGAAGATGGAACATTATTGTTGGCACACAAAGATAATGAAAGAGGTGGAGATAATCAATG TGGCAGTGAAAGGTAA